From one Simplicispira suum genomic stretch:
- a CDS encoding M48 family metallopeptidase — MPFSPRFPHGALAPARFFSSDGCCRLCAARGEVWNARRGFLLAAGLAAAAPALAQVDVGEASSLRKLVPAEILEDAARQQYAQLLAQARSQRALAPGGHPQLERLRAIARRLIPFTARWNPRAADWRWEVNLIGSKQINAFCMPGGKIAFYTGILDQLKLSDDEVAMVMGHEMAHALREHARERLAKTQATNLGLRLGAQLLGLGDLGHLAAGLGGQLLTLQFSRSDESDADLVGLELAARAGFDPQAGASLWTKMGNATGERQSGLAFLSTHPSGPARIRELQRNAPRVQGLYEAARSGG; from the coding sequence ATGCCCTTTTCACCCAGGTTCCCACACGGCGCGCTGGCGCCAGCCAGGTTTTTTTCTTCCGACGGCTGCTGCCGCCTCTGCGCCGCGCGCGGAGAAGTTTGGAATGCGCGCCGCGGCTTTTTGCTGGCAGCGGGCCTGGCGGCAGCCGCGCCCGCGCTGGCCCAGGTGGACGTGGGCGAGGCCTCATCCCTGCGCAAGCTCGTTCCGGCCGAAATCCTTGAGGACGCAGCGCGCCAGCAGTACGCGCAATTGCTGGCGCAGGCCCGTTCGCAGCGGGCGCTGGCGCCCGGCGGCCACCCGCAGCTCGAACGCCTGCGCGCCATTGCCCGGCGCTTGATTCCTTTCACCGCCCGCTGGAACCCCCGCGCCGCCGATTGGCGTTGGGAAGTCAACCTCATTGGCAGCAAGCAGATCAATGCCTTTTGCATGCCGGGCGGCAAGATCGCCTTCTACACCGGCATCCTCGACCAGCTCAAACTGAGCGACGACGAAGTCGCCATGGTCATGGGCCACGAAATGGCGCATGCGCTGCGCGAGCATGCGCGCGAGCGCCTGGCCAAGACACAGGCCACCAACCTGGGCCTGCGCCTGGGCGCGCAGTTGCTTGGCCTGGGCGATCTGGGCCACCTGGCCGCCGGCCTGGGCGGGCAGCTGCTGACGCTGCAGTTCAGCCGCAGCGACGAGAGCGATGCAGACCTGGTGGGCCTGGAGCTGGCGGCGCGCGCCGGTTTCGATCCTCAGGCCGGCGCCAGCCTGTGGACCAAGATGGGCAACGCCACGGGCGAGCGCCAGAGCGGTCTGGCGTTTCTATCCACCCACCCCTCGGGGCCGGCGCGCATCCGCGAGCTGCAGCGCAATGCGCCGCGCGTCCAGGGTTTGTACGAGGCGGCGCGGAGCGGCGGTTGA
- a CDS encoding MFS transporter, whose protein sequence is MPASHSARQRWSALILLCLGELMIVLDTTIVNVALPSIRTDLAFSESALVWVVNAYMLTYGGCLLLGGRLGDLYGQRRLFVAGVALFTLASLTCGLAQTQTLLVVARAVQGVGGAVVSAVALSLILALFSEPGERARAMGVFGFVCAGGGSIGVLLGGVLTSWLSWHWVFLVNVPVGLAIAAACMRVLPAHPGKADGQPLDIAGAVTVTTALMLAVYALVDGNHAGWGSAQTLGLLGASAALLALFLWLQARVPAPLLPLALLRLRNLAISNIVGVLWAASMFAWFFLSALYLQRVLGYSALQIGLAFLPSNLIMAGCSLGASAWLVMRYGIRRTLGGGLLLAAAGLALFALAPVAGRFTLHVLPGMLLLGVGAGVALNPLLLAAMGDVAAEDSGLASGVVNTAFMMGGALGLAALASLADARTEQLHSAGASLPAALHAGYSLAFAAAAVAALVAAALGGLALRPKPLGNAPPAAVAH, encoded by the coding sequence CTGCCTGCTTCGCACAGCGCGCGCCAGCGCTGGAGCGCGCTCATCCTGCTGTGCCTGGGTGAACTGATGATCGTGCTCGACACCACCATCGTCAACGTCGCCCTGCCCAGCATCCGCACCGATCTGGCGTTCAGCGAAAGCGCTCTGGTGTGGGTGGTCAACGCCTACATGCTCACCTACGGCGGCTGCCTGCTGCTGGGCGGGCGGCTGGGCGACCTGTATGGCCAGCGCCGGCTGTTCGTTGCCGGCGTGGCGCTGTTCACCTTGGCGTCGCTCACGTGCGGCCTGGCGCAAACGCAAACGCTGCTGGTGGTGGCGCGCGCGGTGCAGGGCGTGGGCGGCGCGGTGGTGTCCGCCGTGGCGCTCTCGCTCATCCTCGCCCTGTTTTCCGAACCCGGGGAGCGCGCACGCGCCATGGGCGTGTTCGGCTTTGTCTGTGCAGGTGGCGGCAGCATTGGCGTGCTGCTCGGCGGCGTGTTGACCAGTTGGCTTAGCTGGCATTGGGTCTTTCTGGTGAACGTGCCGGTCGGCCTGGCGATTGCCGCCGCCTGCATGCGCGTGTTGCCCGCCCACCCGGGCAAGGCCGATGGCCAGCCGCTGGACATCGCCGGCGCGGTGACGGTGACCACCGCGCTGATGCTGGCGGTGTATGCGCTGGTGGACGGCAACCACGCAGGCTGGGGCTCGGCGCAGACGCTCGGCTTGCTGGGCGCCAGCGCCGCGCTGCTGGCGCTGTTCCTGTGGTTGCAGGCGCGGGTGCCGGCGCCGCTGTTGCCGCTCGCGCTGCTGCGGCTGCGCAACCTGGCCATCTCCAACATCGTCGGCGTGCTGTGGGCGGCGTCGATGTTCGCCTGGTTCTTTCTGTCGGCGCTGTACCTACAGCGCGTGCTGGGCTACAGCGCGCTGCAGATCGGGCTGGCGTTTCTGCCGTCGAACCTCATCATGGCCGGCTGCTCGCTCGGCGCCTCGGCCTGGCTGGTGATGCGCTACGGCATTCGCCGCACGCTGGGCGGCGGCCTGCTGCTGGCCGCTGCCGGGCTGGCGCTGTTCGCGTTGGCGCCCGTGGCCGGCCGGTTCACGCTGCATGTGCTGCCCGGCATGCTGCTGCTGGGCGTGGGCGCCGGGGTAGCGCTCAACCCGCTGCTGCTGGCCGCGATGGGCGATGTGGCTGCCGAAGATTCGGGCCTGGCTTCGGGCGTGGTCAACACCGCCTTCATGATGGGTGGCGCGCTGGGGCTGGCCGCCCTGGCCAGCCTGGCCGATGCGCGGACGGAACAGTTGCACAGCGCTGGCGCCAGCCTGCCCGCGGCGCTGCACGCGGGTTACAGCCTGGCGTTTGCTGCAGCGGCCGTGGCGGCCTTGGTAGCGGCGGCGCTCGGCGGGCTGGCGCTGCGCCCCAAGCCGCTGGGCAATGCGCCACCGGCAGCCGTGGCGCATTAG
- a CDS encoding alpha/beta fold hydrolase, which produces MKTSLRIVLGLLALLALASAVLLAWAWAPDIAPADVEKRWAQAPSTFIEVQGLRVHLRDEGPSGDPTPIVLIHGTSASLHTWDGWTEELRKNRRVIRFDLPGFGLTGPNAADDYSMAVYVRLVLALLDQLGVQRFVIGGNSLGGEVAWATAHAAPQRVERLILVDAAGYAFESTSVPLAFRVAALPGLRAVMGHLLPPGMVENSVRNVYGDPSQVTPELVQRYSDLARRAGNRHALTVRMAQRNTGREQDIRDLKLPTLILWGARDRLIPPVNGERFAQDIAGSQLVVFEGLGHVPQEENPAATVAVVQQFLRQP; this is translated from the coding sequence ATGAAAACGAGCCTGCGCATCGTTCTGGGCTTGTTGGCCCTGCTGGCACTAGCCAGCGCTGTATTGCTGGCCTGGGCCTGGGCGCCCGATATTGCCCCCGCCGACGTGGAAAAACGCTGGGCCCAGGCACCGTCGACCTTCATCGAGGTGCAAGGGCTGCGCGTGCACCTGCGCGACGAAGGCCCATCAGGCGACCCCACGCCCATCGTGCTGATCCACGGCACTTCCGCCAGCCTGCACACCTGGGACGGCTGGACCGAGGAACTGCGGAAAAACCGCCGTGTCATCCGCTTTGACCTGCCGGGCTTTGGCCTCACCGGCCCCAATGCCGCTGACGACTATTCGATGGCGGTCTATGTGCGCCTGGTGCTGGCTCTGCTCGACCAGCTGGGGGTGCAGCGGTTCGTCATTGGCGGCAATTCGCTGGGCGGCGAAGTGGCCTGGGCCACGGCGCACGCCGCGCCGCAGCGGGTGGAAAGGCTCATTCTGGTGGACGCTGCGGGCTACGCCTTCGAGTCCACCTCGGTGCCGCTCGCGTTTCGCGTGGCGGCCCTGCCGGGCTTGCGCGCGGTGATGGGCCACTTGCTGCCGCCCGGCATGGTGGAGAACTCGGTGCGCAACGTCTATGGCGACCCGAGCCAGGTCACGCCCGAGCTGGTGCAGCGCTACAGCGACCTGGCCCGCCGCGCCGGCAACCGCCATGCGCTGACGGTGCGCATGGCCCAGCGCAACACGGGGCGCGAACAAGACATCCGCGACCTGAAGCTCCCCACGCTCATTTTGTGGGGCGCGCGCGACCGATTGATCCCGCCCGTGAATGGCGAACGCTTTGCGCAGGACATTGCGGGGTCCCAGCTCGTCGTGTTCGAAGGCCTGGGCCATGTGCCGCAGGAAGAAAACCCGGCAGCGACGGTCGCGGTGGTGCAGCAGTTTTTGCGCCAGCCGTAG
- a CDS encoding FKBP-type peptidyl-prolyl cis-trans isomerase, giving the protein MNITKDTAVNLSYQLTTPAGKPLDKGDLSYLHGGYENIFPKVEAALEGQAVGFSTTLDLAVEDAFGARDESLVRTIPKSEFPPGVKVGGQLQGTDENGQPQMFHVVKIKGPEVHLDGNHPLAGQALRFGCKVTGVRAAKPEEIQHRHVHGDHGHHH; this is encoded by the coding sequence ATGAACATCACCAAGGACACCGCTGTCAACCTCAGCTACCAGCTCACCACGCCTGCGGGCAAACCGCTCGACAAGGGCGATCTGTCGTACCTGCACGGTGGCTACGAAAACATCTTCCCGAAAGTCGAAGCCGCGCTCGAGGGCCAGGCCGTGGGCTTCTCCACAACGCTCGATCTGGCGGTGGAAGACGCTTTTGGCGCGCGCGACGAGTCGCTGGTGCGCACCATCCCCAAGTCGGAATTTCCGCCCGGCGTGAAGGTCGGCGGTCAGCTGCAAGGCACGGACGAAAACGGTCAGCCGCAGATGTTCCACGTGGTCAAGATCAAGGGCCCCGAGGTGCATCTGGACGGCAACCACCCGCTGGCCGGCCAGGCGCTGCGGTTTGGCTGCAAGGTGACGGGGGTGCGCGCTGCCAAGCCCGAGGAAATCCAGCACCGCCACGTGCACGGTGACCACGGCCACCACCATTGA
- a CDS encoding iron-containing alcohol dehydrogenase, producing the protein MLNFNFYNPTRILFGAGKIAEISQFVPQDARVLVLYGGGSARSTGTLAEVLAALGERTVFEFGGIEPNPSYETLSRAVDMARAERIDYLLAVGGGSVLDGSKFVAAAVPFEGDTWSILEKRGSNITRALPMGAVLTLPATGSEMNSGGVVTRKATHAKLAFSSPLCFPQFSVLDPTKTYTLPPRQIANGLVDAFVHTMEQYLTYPVNGLAQDRFAEGLLQTLIELAPRAMQEGEPDYDNRANLMWTATLALNGLIGAGVPQDWATHMIGHELTALYGIDHARTLAIVLPQVMQARREAKREKLLQYAARVWQITEGSDDERIDAAIARTAQFFESVGIPTRLSAYQLGGEAVDAVVKALTEHGMVKLGEQRAITPEVSRAILEAAL; encoded by the coding sequence ATGCTCAATTTCAACTTCTACAACCCCACCCGCATTCTTTTTGGCGCTGGCAAGATCGCTGAAATCAGCCAATTTGTACCGCAGGATGCCCGCGTGCTGGTGCTCTACGGCGGCGGCAGCGCGCGCAGCACCGGAACGCTGGCTGAAGTGCTGGCGGCGCTGGGTGAGCGCACCGTGTTCGAGTTTGGCGGCATCGAGCCCAACCCGAGCTACGAAACGCTGTCTCGCGCCGTAGACATGGCGCGCGCCGAGCGCATCGACTATCTGCTGGCGGTGGGCGGCGGCTCGGTGCTCGATGGCAGCAAGTTCGTTGCCGCCGCCGTGCCTTTTGAGGGCGACACCTGGAGCATCCTGGAAAAGCGCGGCAGCAACATCACCCGCGCCCTGCCCATGGGCGCCGTGCTCACCCTGCCCGCCACGGGTTCGGAGATGAACAGCGGTGGCGTGGTGACGCGCAAGGCCACGCACGCCAAGCTGGCCTTCTCCAGCCCGCTGTGCTTCCCGCAGTTCTCGGTGCTCGACCCGACCAAGACCTACACCTTGCCTCCCAGGCAGATTGCCAATGGCCTGGTGGACGCCTTTGTGCACACCATGGAGCAATACCTGACCTACCCGGTGAATGGCCTGGCGCAGGATCGGTTTGCCGAAGGCCTGCTGCAGACGCTCATTGAATTGGCGCCGCGCGCCATGCAGGAGGGTGAGCCCGACTACGACAACCGCGCCAACCTGATGTGGACGGCCACGCTGGCCCTCAACGGGTTGATTGGCGCCGGTGTACCGCAGGACTGGGCCACGCACATGATCGGCCACGAGCTGACTGCGCTGTATGGCATCGACCATGCGCGCACCCTGGCCATCGTGCTGCCGCAGGTGATGCAGGCGCGGCGTGAGGCCAAGCGCGAGAAATTGCTGCAGTACGCCGCGCGCGTCTGGCAGATCACCGAGGGCAGCGACGACGAACGCATCGACGCGGCCATTGCCCGCACGGCGCAGTTCTTTGAAAGCGTGGGCATTCCTACCCGGCTATCGGCCTACCAATTGGGCGGTGAGGCGGTGGATGCGGTAGTGAAGGCCCTGACCGAGCACGGCATGGTGAAACTCGGCGAGCAGCGTGCCATCACGCCGGAAGTCAGCCGGGCGATTCTCGAAGCCGCTCTTTGA
- a CDS encoding VOC family protein, which yields MSRQIFVNLPVSDLVRSVAFFEALGFSKNPQFSSDAGACIVVSDAISIMLLTHARFKDFTPKAVCDTRDAVEVLFSLSCESRSEVDELVRKALAAGGSTYDAPQDLGFMYSHSFVDLDGHGWGGLHMSAKPQATVGA from the coding sequence GTGAGCAGACAAATCTTTGTCAACCTTCCCGTATCCGATTTGGTCAGGTCCGTCGCGTTCTTTGAAGCGCTTGGTTTTTCGAAAAATCCACAGTTTTCAAGCGACGCTGGTGCCTGCATCGTGGTGAGCGACGCGATTTCGATCATGCTGCTCACGCATGCGAGGTTCAAGGACTTCACCCCCAAAGCCGTCTGCGACACACGCGACGCGGTCGAGGTGTTGTTCAGCCTCAGCTGCGAGAGCCGCAGCGAGGTGGACGAGCTGGTTCGCAAAGCGCTTGCTGCAGGCGGTTCGACCTACGACGCGCCGCAGGATCTCGGCTTCATGTATTCCCACAGCTTTGTGGACCTGGACGGCCACGGCTGGGGGGGTTTGCACATGAGCGCTAAGCCGCAAGCCACTGTGGGTGCGTGA
- a CDS encoding CaiB/BaiF CoA transferase family protein, which produces MTPPLSGIRIVEFEGIGPGPLAARMLADMGAEVTVIARPQQGAVAAQLGGSGDNPLRRGKTVVLLDLKQEAARAEALALVAQADALIEGNRPGVMERLKLGPAECAQVNPRIVYGRMTGWGQSGPLAQAAGHDLNYVALTGMLSLSAHRGERPIVPPTVVGDAGGALGLAFGMVCAILEAKTSGRGRVVDAAIVDIVAMLGGIAQWIRGSGMLDGPHPSPFHDSPFYDVYRCADGGCITLGALEPQFYALLMEKLGLADVPLGKQFDPRAWPALKDRLTTLFASQPRAHWDALLEGTDVCFAPVLSAQEAAEHPHNVARGTYVRTPGGALDVAPAPRFLPLDGHVG; this is translated from the coding sequence ATGACCCCACCGCTCTCCGGCATCCGCATCGTCGAATTCGAAGGCATTGGCCCCGGCCCGCTGGCCGCGCGCATGCTGGCCGACATGGGCGCCGAGGTCACGGTGATTGCCCGCCCGCAGCAGGGCGCTGTGGCGGCGCAACTCGGCGGCAGTGGCGACAACCCCTTGCGGCGCGGCAAAACCGTGGTGCTGCTCGACCTCAAGCAGGAGGCGGCCCGCGCCGAGGCCTTGGCCCTGGTGGCGCAGGCTGATGCGCTGATCGAAGGCAACCGCCCCGGCGTGATGGAGCGCCTAAAGCTTGGCCCGGCCGAGTGTGCACAGGTCAACCCGCGCATCGTCTATGGCCGCATGACCGGCTGGGGCCAGAGCGGCCCGCTGGCGCAGGCGGCCGGGCACGACCTGAACTACGTGGCGCTGACCGGCATGCTCTCGCTCTCGGCGCACCGGGGCGAGCGGCCCATCGTTCCGCCCACGGTGGTGGGTGATGCGGGGGGCGCGCTGGGCCTGGCGTTTGGCATGGTCTGCGCCATTCTGGAGGCCAAAACCAGCGGCCGGGGCCGCGTGGTGGATGCCGCCATCGTCGACATCGTGGCCATGCTGGGCGGCATTGCGCAGTGGATTCGCGGCAGCGGCATGCTGGACGGCCCGCACCCCAGCCCGTTCCACGATTCGCCCTTCTACGACGTGTACCGCTGCGCCGACGGCGGCTGCATCACGCTGGGCGCGCTGGAGCCGCAGTTCTATGCGCTATTGATGGAAAAACTCGGCCTCGCCGACGTTCCGTTGGGGAAACAGTTCGACCCGCGCGCCTGGCCTGCCCTCAAAGACCGCCTGACGACTCTCTTTGCCAGCCAGCCGCGCGCGCACTGGGACGCCTTGCTGGAAGGCACGGACGTATGCTTTGCGCCGGTGCTCAGCGCGCAGGAGGCGGCCGAGCACCCGCACAACGTGGCGCGCGGCACTTACGTGCGCACGCCGGGAGGTGCCTTGGACGTTGCGCCCGCGCCGCGCTTTCTGCCGCTCGATGGCCATGTCGGATAG
- a CDS encoding pirin family protein, producing the protein MTPVATHPILQSQPLGPQWPTLDPFLFCAHHDDAYPAGNAERGPAVPLEGREMGSDFSRKDGWSMYHGDVVPGFPGHPHRGFETVTLVRKGLIDHADSLGAAARFGGGDVQWVTAGRGIQHSEMFPLLNTEQSNPLELFQIWLNLPAKNKMVAPHFTMLWNERIPRLVQQDDAGRTTTVTVVAGGLPGADAPLPPPPESWAAQANSDVAIWTLKLEPGARWTLPAARGASTQRMLYFFAGAQLRIGDAEQRSHAALRMVAGQDWLLENTGPDTVECLLLQGRPIGEPVAQYGPFVMNTQQEIMQAMQDYRRTQFGGWPWDSSDPVHGDEARRFARYPGAAQDEVPEPAAG; encoded by the coding sequence ATGACCCCCGTTGCCACCCACCCCATCTTGCAAAGCCAGCCGCTCGGCCCGCAGTGGCCCACGCTGGACCCGTTTCTGTTCTGCGCCCACCACGACGACGCCTACCCGGCCGGCAACGCCGAGCGCGGGCCGGCGGTGCCTCTGGAGGGCCGCGAGATGGGCAGCGACTTCAGCCGCAAGGACGGCTGGAGCATGTACCACGGCGACGTGGTGCCGGGCTTTCCCGGCCATCCGCACCGGGGCTTTGAGACCGTGACCTTGGTGCGCAAGGGCCTGATCGACCACGCCGATTCGCTGGGCGCGGCCGCGCGCTTTGGCGGCGGCGACGTGCAGTGGGTGACGGCCGGGCGCGGCATCCAGCATTCCGAGATGTTCCCGCTGCTCAACACCGAGCAGTCCAACCCGCTCGAACTCTTTCAGATCTGGCTGAACCTGCCCGCAAAAAACAAGATGGTGGCGCCGCACTTCACCATGCTGTGGAACGAGCGCATTCCGCGCCTGGTGCAGCAGGACGACGCTGGCCGCACGACCACGGTGACGGTGGTGGCCGGTGGCCTGCCGGGGGCCGACGCACCGCTGCCGCCGCCACCCGAATCCTGGGCCGCGCAAGCGAACAGCGACGTCGCCATCTGGACGCTCAAGCTCGAACCCGGCGCGCGCTGGACGCTGCCGGCCGCGCGCGGCGCCAGCACGCAGCGCATGCTGTACTTCTTCGCAGGCGCGCAGCTGCGCATTGGCGATGCAGAACAGCGCAGCCACGCCGCGTTGAGAATGGTGGCCGGGCAAGACTGGCTGCTGGAGAACACCGGCCCGGATACGGTCGAATGCCTGCTCCTGCAAGGCCGCCCGATTGGCGAGCCGGTAGCGCAGTACGGCCCGTTTGTGATGAACACGCAGCAGGAAATCATGCAGGCGATGCAGGACTACCGCCGCACCCAGTTTGGCGGCTGGCCCTGGGACAGCAGCGACCCGGTGCACGGCGACGAGGCCCGGCGCTTTGCGCGCTACCCCGGCGCGGCGCAGGACGAGGTGCCCGAGCCCGCTGCAGGCTGA
- a CDS encoding VOC family protein, which yields MISKNTICLWYDGTALEAATFYANTFADSAVGSVLRAPGDFPSGKQGDVLTVQFTVLGLPCLGLNGGPAFQHSEAFSFQVATDDQEETDRLWNAIVGNGGQESECGWCKDKWGLSWQITPRALTEAIADPDPAAAQRTFNAMMTMQKIDIAAIEAARRGG from the coding sequence ATGATCAGCAAGAACACCATATGCCTCTGGTACGACGGCACCGCCCTGGAAGCCGCCACCTTTTACGCCAACACGTTTGCGGACAGCGCAGTGGGCAGCGTGCTGCGCGCGCCGGGCGACTTCCCCTCGGGCAAGCAGGGCGACGTGCTTACCGTGCAATTCACGGTGTTGGGCCTGCCCTGCCTGGGCCTGAACGGCGGCCCGGCCTTCCAGCACAGCGAAGCCTTCTCGTTCCAGGTAGCGACAGACGACCAGGAAGAGACCGACCGCTTGTGGAACGCCATCGTCGGCAACGGTGGCCAGGAAAGTGAATGCGGCTGGTGCAAGGACAAGTGGGGCCTGTCGTGGCAGATCACGCCACGCGCCCTCACCGAGGCCATTGCCGACCCCGACCCGGCGGCAGCCCAGCGGACGTTCAACGCGATGATGACGATGCAGAAGATCGATATCGCCGCGATTGAGGCGGCGCGGCGGGGAGGCTAA
- a CDS encoding DMT family transporter, whose product MTTASHSTRGIAMVLLAAMLWGTTGTAQSLAPAGISPYWVGALRLAVASAFFALLAAPALWRRASAPRLPWRPVLLAGMCVAAYNLSFFAGVKASGVALGTAIAIGSGPIWAGLLQTFAQRRWPAPVWWAGTLLGVAGGAAMALNGRSSVSAPLAGIALCLLAGLAYAAYALLNKRLVAQAGAASVNLAVFGTAAVLSLPVAGALGGPLQATAGTWAILVYLGLVATGVAYLLFSHALRHISGATAVTLALAEPVTAFALAIAVVGESPSAMAFWGLAGVLAGLLLVIRAELRVQAEGRRALATERGSQPPA is encoded by the coding sequence ATGACGACTGCTTCCCATTCCACCCGCGGCATCGCCATGGTGCTGCTCGCCGCCATGCTTTGGGGCACTACCGGCACGGCGCAAAGTCTGGCGCCTGCAGGGATCTCGCCCTACTGGGTGGGCGCGCTGCGCCTGGCGGTGGCCAGTGCCTTCTTTGCCTTGCTGGCGGCGCCGGCCCTGTGGCGGCGCGCCAGCGCGCCCAGGCTGCCGTGGCGCCCCGTGCTGCTGGCAGGCATGTGCGTGGCGGCGTACAACCTGAGTTTCTTTGCCGGCGTAAAGGCCAGCGGCGTGGCGCTGGGAACGGCGATTGCCATCGGCAGCGGGCCGATCTGGGCGGGGCTGCTGCAGACCTTCGCGCAACGCCGCTGGCCCGCGCCGGTCTGGTGGGCCGGCACGCTGCTGGGCGTCGCGGGCGGTGCGGCCATGGCGCTCAACGGGCGCTCCTCGGTCAGCGCTCCGCTGGCCGGCATCGCGCTGTGTTTGCTGGCGGGGCTGGCGTACGCGGCCTATGCGCTGCTCAACAAGCGATTGGTGGCCCAGGCCGGCGCCGCCAGCGTCAACCTGGCGGTGTTCGGCACGGCGGCTGTGCTGTCGCTGCCGGTGGCAGGCGCGTTGGGCGGACCTTTGCAAGCAACAGCGGGCACCTGGGCCATCTTGGTCTATCTGGGTCTGGTGGCTACCGGCGTGGCCTATCTTCTTTTCAGCCACGCACTGCGCCATATCAGCGGCGCCACGGCGGTGACCCTGGCACTGGCCGAGCCGGTCACGGCGTTCGCGCTGGCCATTGCCGTGGTGGGCGAGTCGCCGTCGGCGATGGCCTTCTGGGGGCTGGCCGGCGTGCTGGCGGGGCTGCTGCTGGTGATCCGGGCCGAGCTGCGCGTCCAGGCAGAGGGTCGCCGCGCCCTTGCCACCGAAAGAGGCTCTCAGCCGCCAGCTTGA
- a CDS encoding ketopantoate reductase family protein: MKIAVMGAGAVGCYYGGMLARAGHEVVLVGRPAHVQAVHEHGLWLDTLHFQERVRLQADTEAHAVHGAQCVLFCVKSTDTESAGRAMLPYLADGATVLSLQNGVDNAERLQALLQRPVLPAVVYVAAAMAGPGHVQHFGRGELVLANSPTSDQLAHAFAAAGIPVQISDNVAGALWAKLVLNCVYNPLSAITGQPYGQIVNSPGLDVPRMMDDIVQECLAVARANGIVLPEGTAEAVLPLAASMPGQISSTAQDLARGRHTEIDHINGFIVRRGEALGIATPANRLLHTLVRLLEQATRVAGGPPGEQGAA; encoded by the coding sequence ATGAAGATCGCCGTGATGGGCGCTGGCGCTGTGGGCTGCTACTACGGCGGCATGCTGGCCCGCGCCGGACACGAGGTGGTGTTGGTGGGGCGCCCAGCCCATGTGCAGGCGGTGCACGAGCATGGTCTGTGGCTGGATACCTTGCATTTCCAGGAGCGCGTGCGGCTGCAGGCAGACACCGAAGCGCATGCGGTGCACGGCGCACAGTGTGTGCTGTTCTGTGTCAAGTCCACCGACACCGAAAGTGCGGGCCGGGCCATGCTGCCCTATCTGGCCGATGGCGCCACGGTGCTGAGTTTGCAAAACGGCGTGGACAACGCCGAGCGCCTCCAGGCGCTGCTCCAGCGCCCGGTGCTGCCGGCCGTGGTCTATGTGGCGGCAGCGATGGCGGGGCCCGGGCATGTGCAGCACTTTGGCCGGGGCGAGCTGGTGCTGGCCAATTCGCCAACCAGCGACCAACTGGCCCATGCGTTTGCCGCTGCGGGCATTCCGGTACAGATCTCGGACAACGTGGCCGGCGCCCTCTGGGCCAAGCTGGTGCTGAACTGTGTCTACAACCCGCTGTCCGCCATCACCGGTCAGCCGTACGGCCAGATTGTCAACAGTCCCGGCCTGGATGTGCCCCGGATGATGGACGACATCGTGCAGGAATGCCTGGCTGTGGCGCGTGCCAACGGCATCGTTCTGCCCGAGGGTACGGCCGAGGCGGTGCTGCCGTTGGCTGCGTCCATGCCAGGCCAGATATCGTCCACCGCGCAGGACCTGGCGCGGGGCCGGCACACCGAGATCGACCACATCAACGGCTTCATCGTGCGCCGGGGCGAGGCCCTGGGCATTGCCACGCCGGCCAATCGCCTGCTGCACACACTTGTGCGGCTGCTGGAGCAGGCAACTCGGGTTGCCGGTGGGCCGCCGGGAGAACAGGGCGCCGCTTGA